The proteins below are encoded in one region of Planctomycetota bacterium:
- a CDS encoding type II toxin-antitoxin system HicA family toxin, protein MRPWPSAKAKRVLASLLRIGWAIKRQSDGSHRVLSRPGWPDCVFAFHDREEIGPRMLARIAKRTGLRPEDL, encoded by the coding sequence GTGAGACCGTGGCCCTCGGCCAAGGCGAAGCGGGTGCTCGCCTCCCTCCTTCGCATCGGCTGGGCGATCAAGCGACAGAGCGACGGTTCCCATCGCGTATTGAGTCGGCCGGGATGGCCGGACTGCGTCTTTGCCTTTCACGATCGCGAGGAGATCGGTCCTCGAATGCTGGCCCGGATCGCCAAGCGCACCGGCCTGCGCCCTGAGGATCTGTAA
- a CDS encoding type II toxin-antitoxin system HicB family antitoxin, with amino-acid sequence MGGTLVKIEIEREEDGRWIAEVPELPGVMAYAKTQAKALAKVEALALRVIADRLDHGESVPELRELFAVSA; translated from the coding sequence ATTGGAGGCACGCTCGTGAAAATTGAGATCGAACGCGAGGAAGACGGTCGCTGGATCGCCGAAGTGCCGGAACTTCCCGGCGTAATGGCGTACGCCAAGACGCAGGCCAAAGCCTTGGCCAAGGTGGAGGCGCTGGCGCTGCGCGTCATCGCGGACCGCCTCGATCACGGAGAGAGCGTTCCCGAACTGCGTGAACTTTTTGCGGTGTCTGCGTGA